A window of the Drosophila simulans strain w501 chromosome 2L, Prin_Dsim_3.1, whole genome shotgun sequence genome harbors these coding sequences:
- the LOC6730448 gene encoding equilibrative nucleoside transporter 1, with protein MPGTSDTRRLVDAQDEDDEILGTEGSFVPAFRPQDHYADEQCLMERQQDEVVLVSNEPASGRLFTYLVFYLLGIGTMTPWNFFVTAEDYWKYKFRNASINNTDLDEELTPLQKSFTCDLALTATISGTTFLLLNAIFGHHVSLRTKMLGTLWMILILFGVTTGFVEINTDTWQEQFFLITLIIVVLLNISAATMSGALYGVAGLFPSEFMTAVVSGQALGGILTALAFILVLAFDTGPNTTAFIFFIVGGVLILLCIVCYVILARKPFFRYYLEGGDKYKVIRAVPSHNRSENAEGLPLEPILRQVMSKIYLHAISLALLYTTTLSVYPAVTVLMQSEYGHSVWTDVYFLPVVNYLIFNCGDYFGRLFAGWMERPINQNTSLLFIVVRMAFVPLFLCSNSSEHSFLPVLVKHDYSFIAMMVMFALSNGYFTNILLIMAPKSVKQHEKELASSIMAAALSCGMAVGSLLSLVFVQML; from the exons ATGCCAGGCACCAGTGACACACGACGACTGGTGGACGCCCAGGACGAGGATGACGAGATTCTGGGCACGGAGGGCAGCTTCGTTCCCGCTTTTCGTCCGCAGGACCACTATGCGGATGAGCAATGTCTCATGGAGCGCCAGCAGGACGAGGTAGTTTTGGTGTCCAACGAACCCGCCAGTGGACGCCTCTTCACCTATCTCGTGTTCTACCTGCTGGGCATTGGCACCATGACCCCGTGGAATTTCTTTGTGACTGCGGAAGAT TACTGGAAGTACAAGTTCCGGAATGCATCGATTAATAACACAGACCTGGACGAAGAGCTCACCCCGTTGCAGAAGAGTTTCACCTGCGACTTAGCTCTCACAGCCACTATTTCCGGGACTACATTTCTGCTGCTAAACGCCATTTTCGGACACCATGTCTCCCTGCGCACCAAGATGTTAGGAACGCTGTGGATGATCCTCATCCTTTTCGGGGTTACAACTGGCTTCGTGGAGATCAACACAGACACGTGGCAGGAACAGTTTTTCCTAATCACACTCATCATTGTGGTGCTGCTAAATA taTCTGCGGCTACAATGTCGGGAGCCCTCTACGGAGTCGCAGGGCTATTTCCCTCCGAGTTTATGACCGCTGTGGTTAGCGGACAGGCTCTTGGTGGTATCCTCACAGCCCTGGCCTTCATTCTTGTGCTTGCATTCGACACGGGTCCCAATACCACTGCATTCATCTTCTTCATTGTGGGAGGAGTGCTCATCCTGCTTTGCATTGTCTGCTACGTAATCCTGGCTCGAAAGCCTTTCTTTAGGTACTATCTCGAAGGTGGCGACAAGTACAAGGTCATCCGGGCAGTGCCCTCGCACAACCGGAGTGAAAACGCCGAGGGCTTGCCGCTCGAGCCTATTTTGCGTCAGGTCATGTCAAAGATCTATCTGCATGCCATTTCCCTAGCGCTCCTCTATACCACCACGCTGTCTGTCTATCCGGCAGTTACAGTGCTAATGCAGTCAGAGTACGGCCACAGCGTGTGGACAG ATGTTTATTTCCTGCCCGTCGTGAACTACCTGATATTTAACTGCGGTGACTATTTTGGTCGTCTGTTTGCTGGCTGGATGGAGCGACCAATAAACCAGAACACTTCGCTGCTATTTATTGTAGTGCGCATGGCGTTTGTTCCGTTATTCCTTTGTTCAAACTCCAGCGAACACAGCTTTCTGCCCGTTTTGGTAAAACACGACTATTCTTTCATAGCGATGATGGTAATGTTTGCCTTGTCCAACGGATATTTTACCAACATACTACTTATAATGGCGCCTAAAAGCGTAAAGCAGCATGAAAAGGAGCTGGCTTCGTCGATAATGGCAGCTGCTTTGAGCTGTGGCATGGCTGTAGGATCACTGCTCAGCCTTGTATTTGTTCAAATGCTTTGA